The following are encoded in a window of uncultured Pseudomonas sp. genomic DNA:
- a CDS encoding acyl-CoA dehydrogenase family protein has translation MSTMMTAEQKMAVEGLRKFLDKEIEPKIRAHGESFIPKNMMKSLVSALAEYGLIKAPHPEEWGGLGMDWVTHLRLWEEVAVSSLDLAMPILINVCAADLLINQAPGHIQQKYLPGLLSGEMFAGIGISEPDVGSDVAAAKTRAVRDGDHWVINGEKTWISSGEYMDLFICTCKTGKGELTHIAIDASTPGLETRGIAKMALNGQSTSQVFLSDVRVPVENTIGGVGLGLKNTLVTFERARCHMAAWGYSIARRALEESINYSQIRSQHGKQIAGHQLIAEKIADMATHIDAARLLTLRAAEMIDNGQRCDKECSMAKWYSTEMAVKACRDAVQIHGGNGVTKEFIVERLAREAIIGPIPDGTTEIQKLLIARLLTGIQAFR, from the coding sequence ATGAGCACGATGATGACCGCAGAACAGAAAATGGCCGTAGAGGGACTGCGAAAGTTTCTGGATAAAGAGATCGAACCGAAAATTCGCGCCCATGGCGAAAGCTTTATCCCCAAAAACATGATGAAGAGCCTAGTCAGCGCCCTGGCCGAGTATGGCCTGATCAAAGCACCGCATCCGGAAGAGTGGGGGGGGCTGGGAATGGACTGGGTGACTCATCTACGGCTGTGGGAGGAAGTTGCCGTCAGTTCACTGGATCTGGCCATGCCGATCCTGATCAATGTGTGCGCTGCCGACCTACTGATCAATCAGGCTCCCGGGCATATCCAGCAGAAGTACCTGCCAGGCCTACTGTCAGGCGAGATGTTTGCCGGCATAGGCATTTCCGAACCCGATGTGGGCTCGGATGTAGCCGCCGCCAAGACCCGTGCCGTTCGCGATGGAGATCACTGGGTCATCAATGGCGAGAAAACCTGGATTTCCAGCGGTGAGTATATGGATCTGTTCATCTGTACCTGCAAGACCGGCAAGGGTGAGCTGACCCATATCGCCATCGATGCCAGCACGCCAGGCCTGGAAACCCGCGGTATCGCCAAGATGGCCCTAAACGGCCAGTCGACCTCCCAGGTCTTCCTGTCGGATGTACGGGTACCGGTGGAGAACACCATTGGTGGTGTGGGCCTGGGCCTGAAGAACACCCTGGTTACCTTCGAGCGTGCCCGTTGTCACATGGCCGCCTGGGGATACTCCATAGCCCGCCGCGCACTTGAAGAGTCCATCAATTACAGCCAGATCCGCAGCCAGCACGGCAAGCAGATTGCAGGCCACCAGTTGATAGCGGAAAAGATCGCCGACATGGCCACCCACATCGATGCAGCCCGACTGCTGACCCTTCGTGCCGCGGAGATGATCGATAACGGCCAGCGCTGCGACAAAGAGTGCTCGATGGCCAAGTGGTACAGCACCGAGATGGCCGTGAAAGCTTGCCGTGACGCGGTACAGATTCACGGTGGCAACGGCGTGACCAAGGAATTCATTGTTGAACGCCTGGCGCGCGAGGCAATCATCGGCCCGATTCCCGACGGCACAACGGAAATCCAGAAGCTGCTGATTGCCCGACTGCTGACGGGCATCCAGGCGTTCAGATAA
- a CDS encoding enoyl-CoA hydratase/isomerase family protein, whose product MSDAALLFEQVGPVGWIILNRPKAMNAINLAMIAAFEELLPEIADNDDIRVLAITGQGPAFCAGADLKEVLASSQLPPGEPDFIDRLTDRVINPLRDFPKPVIAALNGITMAGGLEMALCADIVLATDSAKIGDAHANYGVYPGAGGAAVLPRIVPLNVAKYLLLTGKTLSAEEMKAYGFVNQVVSGDALREATQSLAEEIAAKSPIALRRMKEVANTAGDKSRDAALQHESVMFRKHMRSYDVTEGLRAFSEKRSPCFKGY is encoded by the coding sequence ATGAGTGATGCTGCACTGTTGTTTGAACAGGTTGGGCCGGTTGGCTGGATAATCCTGAACCGTCCAAAGGCCATGAATGCCATCAACCTCGCCATGATTGCTGCCTTTGAAGAGTTGCTTCCGGAGATTGCAGACAACGACGACATAAGGGTTCTGGCCATTACCGGACAGGGGCCGGCCTTCTGCGCCGGGGCAGACTTGAAGGAAGTACTAGCCTCGTCCCAGCTACCGCCGGGCGAACCGGACTTCATCGACCGCTTGACCGATCGGGTTATCAACCCCTTGCGCGACTTTCCCAAGCCGGTAATCGCGGCGTTGAACGGCATTACCATGGCAGGAGGCCTAGAGATGGCGCTGTGCGCTGACATAGTGCTTGCAACGGATAGCGCAAAGATCGGCGACGCGCACGCTAACTATGGTGTTTACCCCGGCGCTGGCGGCGCCGCCGTCTTGCCGCGCATCGTGCCACTCAATGTTGCCAAGTACCTGCTGCTCACAGGCAAAACATTGTCAGCTGAAGAAATGAAAGCCTATGGTTTCGTCAACCAAGTGGTGAGCGGCGACGCTCTGCGCGAAGCAACCCAGTCCCTGGCCGAGGAAATTGCCGCGAAGAGCCCGATCGCCCTACGGCGCATGAAGGAAGTTGCGAACACGGCCGGCGACAAGAGCCGTGACGCTGCATTGCAGCATGAGTCGGTAATGTTCCGGAAGCACATGCGCTCCTACGACGTCACCGAAGGCCTGCGGGCATTCAGCGAAAAGCGTTCCCCCTGCTTCAAGGGCTACTGA
- a CDS encoding SDR family NAD(P)-dependent oxidoreductase codes for MNLQNKVVVITGGASGLGQATACYLVREKGAKVALLDINEAAGKEAVNELGEANAAFYRVDVTVEQEVEAALDAIIGRFGAIHASINAAGIPLPSKLLDKEGKASGLQKFRSVVNINLIGLFTVMAKCAERMALNEPDEKGERGVIVNISSGAAFEGQIGQCGYSASKAGINGLNMPAARELGPLGIRVNSIAPGLFATPMIKSLNPKVQEALTAMCEAPKRMGEMEEFAMACTFLIENSYMNGRTIRLDAATTMQAK; via the coding sequence ATGAACCTACAGAACAAAGTCGTGGTGATTACCGGTGGCGCCTCCGGCCTAGGGCAGGCAACCGCGTGCTACCTGGTTCGGGAAAAGGGTGCCAAGGTAGCACTGCTGGATATCAACGAAGCTGCTGGCAAGGAAGCAGTGAACGAACTGGGCGAGGCGAATGCCGCCTTCTATCGTGTCGATGTCACGGTCGAGCAGGAGGTAGAAGCGGCGCTTGACGCCATTATCGGCAGATTCGGCGCCATTCATGCAAGCATCAATGCTGCTGGGATTCCTCTGCCGTCCAAGCTCCTCGACAAGGAAGGCAAGGCCTCGGGGCTGCAGAAGTTTCGGAGCGTGGTCAACATCAACCTTATCGGCCTGTTCACCGTGATGGCGAAGTGTGCGGAAAGGATGGCGCTGAACGAGCCCGACGAAAAAGGCGAGCGCGGCGTCATCGTGAACATTTCTTCCGGTGCTGCGTTCGAGGGCCAGATCGGCCAGTGCGGCTACAGCGCCTCAAAGGCGGGCATCAACGGCCTGAACATGCCAGCGGCCCGCGAACTGGGACCTCTGGGCATCCGCGTCAACTCGATCGCCCCAGGACTGTTCGCAACCCCCATGATCAAGTCCCTGAACCCCAAGGTGCAGGAGGCGTTGACTGCCATGTGCGAGGCGCCGAAGCGCATGGGCGAGATGGAGGAATTTGCCATGGCTTGCACCTTCCTTATCGAAAACAGCTACATGAATGGCCGTACCATCCGCCTAGATGCAGCCACTACCATGCAGGCCAAGTAA
- a CDS encoding AMP-binding protein, giving the protein MLINFSNHFESLVNRFGDREAIVNTERNRRYSYREFHLLTNRIVNMMQSTLGLGLNDRFINILENDNLSLLHFPTIFKGPATAAFCNYRDPLPEHTWQVECAKAKVAFIEKEMLGTHYDMLRERQVTVVVMDRPDEPKEGVHYFWDLLETALDHNPEVELDDRDHCAIIRFTGGTTGKGKPAMYSIDNWLSCRDTAFAITDKGMWSEATRVLHIAPISHGSGMLYLPSFYSGGCNVTQNTPDLKHYCTNIQKERITHSFLVPTILYRLLKIDADMSSMRYMLYGAAPMSPSKLKQLQAKMGNIFVQVYGSTEHFGFCSNLSIEQHIIRTPEDEVRLSSAGQPTSGVEFIIVDENGQKVAPGESGEIWMRSRSICLGYLNAPEKTAEEFHNGFWKSGDIGYMDKDGFIHLIDRKKDMIISGGFNIYANEVEGAVNSHPAVLMSAVVGIPHEEWGESVHAEVVLHDHSEVSEQELINFVKNRIGNYKAPKSVKVVKELPMSVVGKILRRKVRERYWGEGRKIS; this is encoded by the coding sequence ATGCTGATCAACTTCAGTAATCATTTCGAGTCTCTGGTCAACCGCTTTGGAGACCGAGAAGCCATCGTCAATACTGAGCGCAACCGACGATACTCTTACAGAGAGTTCCACCTATTAACCAACCGGATTGTAAACATGATGCAATCCACCTTGGGGCTGGGCCTGAACGACAGGTTCATCAACATTCTCGAGAACGACAATCTATCGCTTCTGCACTTCCCTACAATTTTCAAAGGTCCGGCCACTGCCGCCTTCTGCAACTACCGGGACCCCCTTCCGGAGCATACTTGGCAGGTCGAATGCGCCAAGGCAAAAGTGGCCTTCATCGAGAAAGAGATGCTCGGCACCCATTACGACATGCTGCGGGAGCGCCAGGTTACTGTCGTAGTCATGGACCGGCCAGATGAACCGAAGGAAGGCGTCCACTATTTCTGGGATCTGCTCGAAACCGCCCTCGACCATAATCCCGAGGTTGAACTGGATGACCGCGACCACTGCGCAATCATCCGTTTTACCGGCGGCACGACCGGCAAGGGCAAGCCTGCGATGTACAGCATCGACAACTGGCTGAGCTGCCGCGATACGGCATTCGCCATTACCGACAAGGGCATGTGGTCGGAAGCGACCCGGGTCCTGCATATCGCCCCGATTAGCCATGGCAGCGGCATGCTATACCTGCCGAGCTTCTATTCCGGCGGCTGCAATGTGACCCAGAATACGCCGGATCTGAAACACTACTGCACGAATATCCAAAAAGAGCGGATCACCCATAGTTTCCTGGTGCCTACCATCCTCTACCGCCTGCTCAAAATCGACGCCGACATGTCCTCCATGCGCTACATGCTATATGGCGCGGCCCCGATGAGCCCCAGCAAGCTCAAGCAGCTGCAGGCCAAGATGGGCAACATTTTCGTTCAGGTATATGGCTCCACCGAGCACTTCGGCTTTTGCTCTAATCTGAGTATCGAGCAGCACATCATCAGAACGCCAGAAGATGAAGTGCGTCTCAGTTCCGCGGGCCAGCCCACTTCCGGCGTCGAGTTCATTATTGTCGACGAGAATGGCCAGAAGGTTGCCCCGGGTGAAAGCGGCGAGATCTGGATGCGCTCCCGTAGCATCTGCCTGGGTTACCTCAACGCGCCGGAAAAGACCGCGGAAGAATTCCATAACGGCTTCTGGAAATCCGGCGATATTGGCTACATGGACAAAGATGGATTCATCCACCTGATAGATCGCAAGAAAGACATGATTATTTCCGGCGGTTTCAACATCTACGCCAATGAAGTTGAGGGGGCGGTGAACAGTCATCCGGCCGTCCTGATGTCTGCCGTTGTCGGCATCCCCCACGAGGAATGGGGGGAGTCGGTCCATGCAGAAGTGGTCCTGCACGATCACAGCGAGGTCTCGGAGCAAGAACTGATCAACTTCGTGAAAAACAGGATAGGCAACTATAAGGCCCCGAAATCCGTAAAAGTGGTGAAAGAGTTGCCGATGAGCGTGGTGGGCAAGATCCTGCGCCGAAAAGTCCGCGAGCGTTACTGGGGCGAGGGACGCAAGATCTCCTGA
- a CDS encoding thiolase family protein: MSDIFIAGIGMTKFGRHLQRSYKDLTREAVEQALTDAGAELQDVRQAYFASCVIGFMQDQHMIPGQVALRSMGFSSIPIFNLEGACASASTALYLAAQAIKAGSCDIAIAVGTEKMNSPDKAKMFAAFDSAWDVSTLDANRDSLMQMGANVECPEGSQSSRPYSMFMDVYAAFCRQHMKTFGTTQRQIAAVSAKNHLHSMHNPRSQYQNAYSIDEVLAAPAITYPLTLPMCAPISDGSAAVVLCNASGLKRLKGDASRAVKLLGSVVRSSTDRHYSDYRNHITALAAAEAFEKSGISPADIDVAEVHDATAMGEIIQAENLQLVPFGEAGAAAERGDFTIGGRIPINPSGGLESKGHPIGATGLGQVFELVSQLRGEAGKRQVEGARIAIQENGGGLYGIEEATAVVNIFAKQ, encoded by the coding sequence ATGAGCGATATTTTCATTGCCGGCATTGGCATGACCAAATTCGGTCGCCACCTTCAGCGCAGTTACAAAGACCTCACCCGCGAAGCGGTCGAGCAGGCCCTAACCGATGCGGGGGCCGAATTGCAGGATGTCCGTCAGGCCTACTTCGCTTCCTGTGTCATTGGCTTCATGCAAGACCAGCACATGATTCCCGGGCAGGTGGCCCTGCGCTCGATGGGGTTTTCCAGCATTCCCATCTTCAATTTGGAAGGGGCCTGTGCTTCCGCCTCCACGGCACTGTACTTGGCCGCCCAAGCCATCAAGGCGGGGAGCTGCGACATAGCCATTGCCGTCGGCACTGAAAAAATGAATAGCCCCGACAAGGCCAAGATGTTTGCGGCCTTCGACTCGGCCTGGGATGTATCAACCCTCGACGCGAACCGCGATTCCCTGATGCAAATGGGTGCCAACGTGGAATGCCCCGAAGGCTCACAGTCCAGCCGTCCCTATTCCATGTTCATGGATGTTTACGCGGCCTTCTGCCGCCAGCACATGAAGACCTTCGGCACCACCCAGCGCCAGATTGCGGCCGTTTCGGCCAAGAACCACCTGCACTCCATGCACAACCCGCGCTCCCAGTACCAGAACGCTTATAGCATCGATGAAGTCCTGGCGGCCCCGGCCATCACCTATCCACTCACCCTCCCCATGTGCGCTCCCATTTCGGACGGATCCGCGGCTGTGGTGCTATGCAATGCCAGTGGCCTGAAACGCCTGAAAGGTGATGCATCACGCGCAGTGAAACTGCTCGGAAGTGTCGTGCGCTCCAGCACCGACCGCCACTATAGTGACTACCGGAACCACATTACCGCCCTTGCAGCGGCCGAAGCCTTCGAGAAGAGCGGCATCTCCCCGGCGGATATCGATGTCGCCGAGGTGCATGACGCCACCGCCATGGGCGAGATCATCCAGGCTGAGAACCTGCAACTGGTCCCCTTCGGCGAGGCCGGCGCGGCGGCCGAACGCGGTGACTTTACTATTGGCGGGCGGATCCCGATCAACCCATCCGGCGGCCTGGAGTCCAAGGGCCATCCGATCGGGGCCACGGGCCTCGGTCAGGTCTTCGAGCTGGTTAGCCAGCTGCGCGGCGAGGCCGGCAAACGCCAGGTCGAAGGCGCCCGCATTGCTATCCAGGAGAATGGTGGCGGGCTGTATGGCATAGAAGAAGCGACTGCGGTCGTTAACATCTTCGCCAAACAATAA
- a CDS encoding CaiB/BaiF CoA-transferase family protein, protein MPLRNLKVLDFSTLLPGPYATMMMADLGTDVLRVEATERADLLRQLPPFNADGASYNHTYLNRSKRSIGLNLKEPEAVAIVEALVKEYDIVLEQFRPGVMERFGLGYEALRAINPRLIYCSITGFGQTGPYAGRPGHDLNYLAISGVASHTGRAGQGPLPLGVAVADIAGGSLLAMTGILSAVIERQNSGLGQHIDISMTDAAFALNTFAGVSALNTRVEPGPGMMLNGGSFYDYYETADGRYFSVAGLEPKFLRLLCGVLGRPDLVSKGLSQNPTDHQELREVLATTFKSQSFSDWQRVFADIEACVEPVLSVSEAAAHPQLRARGMVIELREPGGKVQRQVANPIRFSRNAHEYKFTGVELGAHTEQVLGQLGFDRDAIDALRKKGVVG, encoded by the coding sequence ATGCCTTTACGCAATCTGAAGGTACTGGATTTCTCGACATTACTTCCCGGCCCCTACGCTACCATGATGATGGCGGATCTGGGCACGGATGTGCTGCGGGTAGAAGCGACGGAGCGAGCCGATCTGCTCCGGCAGCTACCACCCTTCAACGCAGACGGTGCCTCCTATAACCACACTTACCTCAATCGCTCCAAGCGCTCCATAGGACTGAACCTGAAAGAACCGGAAGCGGTCGCCATCGTTGAGGCCCTGGTCAAAGAGTACGATATCGTGCTCGAGCAGTTCCGTCCCGGTGTGATGGAGCGCTTCGGGCTCGGTTACGAAGCGCTACGAGCAATCAATCCTCGCCTGATCTATTGCTCGATCACTGGTTTCGGCCAGACCGGCCCCTATGCCGGCCGGCCTGGGCACGACCTCAACTACCTCGCTATCTCGGGCGTCGCCAGCCATACCGGCCGGGCCGGCCAGGGCCCCCTGCCGCTGGGCGTGGCTGTCGCAGACATCGCCGGCGGCTCGCTGCTGGCGATGACTGGCATTCTCAGCGCGGTCATTGAGCGCCAGAACAGCGGCCTGGGACAACACATAGATATCAGCATGACCGATGCTGCCTTCGCGCTGAATACCTTCGCCGGCGTAAGCGCATTGAACACCAGGGTCGAGCCTGGCCCGGGCATGATGCTCAACGGCGGATCGTTCTATGACTACTACGAAACAGCCGACGGCCGCTACTTCTCCGTGGCCGGACTGGAGCCCAAGTTCCTGCGGCTACTGTGCGGGGTGCTTGGACGGCCGGACCTGGTCAGTAAGGGCCTGAGCCAGAATCCCACCGATCACCAGGAACTGCGCGAAGTGTTGGCCACTACTTTCAAGAGCCAAAGCTTCTCCGACTGGCAACGGGTCTTTGCCGACATCGAAGCCTGCGTGGAACCCGTTCTTAGCGTTTCGGAAGCGGCCGCACACCCACAGCTGCGCGCTCGGGGAATGGTGATCGAGCTGAGGGAGCCTGGTGGCAAAGTGCAACGGCAGGTTGCGAATCCTATACGCTTCTCCCGCAACGCCCATGAGTACAAATTCACCGGAGTCGAGCTCGGCGCCCACACGGAACAGGTGCTTGGGCAGCTCGGCTTCGACAGGGACGCCATCGACGCCCTCAGAAAAAAAGGCGTGGTTGGTTGA